A DNA window from Selenomonas sp. oral taxon 126 contains the following coding sequences:
- a CDS encoding GspE/PulE family protein, whose protein sequence is MEREAAQRLVVEAARELRHGSREDGARGSAVLTLVNAILDMALAEEATDVHLEPMDGGLRIRIRVDGLLAERPVRFPPELAPVIVARLKVMAGIDTAKRNRPQDGQIRYRYGERLIDMRVAVLPVLGGERMVVRIMDASERFLSCAELGFTPHNQEIFERLIRRPTGLLLLCGPMNSGKTTTLYAALSALNEPSCHIMTLEDPVERRLDGISQFQVNVEAGLTFVAGLRAALRQDAQKILLGEIRDRETAEMAVRIALTGHALFSTLHTEDTVSAVFRMIEMGVPPYLLAATLSGVIAQRLVRRVCPHCSEEYAISRDSREAMQLGELYHEGMQLTRGQGCVHCHGSGYRGRMAIHEVLPVTERLRAAILAAHDKETLRRAAEGDGMATLWQDGAAKACVGKTTLAEVGRALYG, encoded by the coding sequence ATGGAGCGGGAGGCGGCACAGCGGCTCGTCGTGGAGGCGGCACGTGAGCTGCGGCACGGCTCGCGCGAGGATGGGGCACGCGGCAGCGCGGTGCTCACGCTTGTGAATGCGATCCTCGACATGGCACTCGCGGAGGAGGCGACGGATGTTCACCTCGAGCCGATGGACGGCGGGCTGCGGATTCGCATACGTGTGGATGGGCTGCTGGCGGAGCGCCCCGTCCGCTTTCCGCCGGAGCTTGCTCCCGTCATTGTCGCGCGTCTGAAGGTAATGGCGGGCATCGACACGGCAAAGCGCAACCGCCCGCAGGACGGGCAGATCCGTTATCGCTATGGCGAGCGGCTGATCGATATGCGCGTAGCGGTGCTCCCCGTACTCGGGGGAGAGCGCATGGTTGTGCGCATTATGGACGCCTCGGAGCGATTCCTCAGCTGTGCGGAGCTGGGCTTTACGCCGCACAATCAGGAGATCTTCGAGCGACTGATCCGCCGCCCGACGGGACTGCTCCTCCTCTGCGGACCGATGAACTCGGGCAAGACGACGACGCTCTACGCCGCGCTCTCGGCGCTGAACGAGCCGAGCTGTCACATCATGACGCTTGAGGATCCCGTGGAACGGCGGCTCGATGGCATTAGTCAGTTTCAGGTAAATGTGGAGGCGGGGCTGACCTTTGTCGCGGGACTGCGTGCGGCGCTCAGGCAGGATGCACAGAAGATTTTACTCGGCGAGATTCGCGATCGCGAGACGGCGGAGATGGCGGTGCGCATTGCACTCACGGGGCACGCGCTCTTTTCGACGCTGCATACGGAGGATACGGTCTCGGCGGTCTTTCGCATGATCGAGATGGGCGTTCCACCCTATCTGCTCGCGGCGACCCTTTCGGGCGTGATTGCACAGCGGCTCGTGCGGCGTGTCTGTCCGCACTGCTCTGAGGAATACGCGATTTCACGCGATTCCCGCGAGGCAATGCAGCTGGGCGAGCTCTATCATGAGGGGATGCAGCTCACGCGCGGGCAGGGCTGTGTGCACTGTCACGGCAGCGGCTATCGCGGGCGCATGGCGATTCATGAGGTGCTGCCTGTCACGGAGCGGCTGCGCGCGGCGATTCTTGCGGCACATGACAAGGAGACGCTACGTCGCGCGGCAGAGGGGGATGGCATGGCGACGCTGTGGCAGGACGGCGCAGCAAAGGCGTGTGTGGGCAAGACGACGCTCGCGGAGGTGGGGAGGGCACTCTATGGATGA
- a CDS encoding DUF4405 domain-containing protein yields MRVLLYILIWAAILFLPNRLLTTEPVHEYLGLIFLLLGGIHLILVRRYLRALITLRLRVTPLNIVNAVMLVLLVVVIATGIMISLYAVPVVRLRGLTSIYVHGTHLAAAVLFYLIVGIHVGFHWHAIWNAILRSFSLHIPASISRIFDALGVLLIIAGLHAFITTHIYEKILYEHLSFGGIVGTWQYQLDLALIFAACMSCAVFFERMRK; encoded by the coding sequence ATGCGCGTGCTGCTCTACATCCTCATCTGGGCGGCGATCCTTTTTCTGCCAAACCGTTTGCTCACGACAGAGCCTGTCCATGAGTACCTCGGGCTCATATTCCTCCTGCTCGGCGGCATCCATCTCATCCTCGTGCGCCGCTACTTGCGCGCACTCATCACGCTGCGGCTCAGGGTTACGCCGCTCAACATCGTCAACGCCGTCATGCTCGTGCTGCTCGTCGTCGTCATTGCAACGGGCATCATGATCTCGCTCTACGCGGTTCCCGTTGTCCGTCTGCGCGGACTCACATCGATCTACGTTCACGGGACACATCTTGCCGCCGCCGTCCTCTTCTATCTCATCGTCGGCATCCACGTGGGCTTTCACTGGCACGCGATATGGAACGCGATCCTGCGCAGCTTCTCGCTGCACATCCCTGCAAGTATCTCTCGCATCTTTGATGCACTCGGCGTCCTCCTCATCATCGCAGGGCTGCACGCCTTTATCACAACGCATATCTACGAGAAAATCCTATACGAGCACCTGTCATTCGGCGGCATTGTCGGCACGTGGCAGTATCAGCTCGACCTCGCGCTGATCTTTGCCGCCTGTATGAGCTGCGCCGTCTTCTTTGAGCGGATGCGGAAATAA
- a CDS encoding type IV pilus twitching motility protein PilT translates to MDESVAWEDILRRMIASEASDLHMAPQQPVRVRRDGVLAAEPFLPTAACMELLLHEMLTEEQRTAVRVRDVDFAWTYAGRRFRGNVYRMQEGVGLALRLLPARIMTPEEIHMPPALQSLSEAHDGLALICGATGAGKTTTLAALIEAINQTRSVHIITLEDPIEYVFSPVHSFLSQREAGRDFSSFADAVRSALREDPDILLVGEIRDRATMEAALMAAATGVLVFGTLHTRSAAQTALRVEGMFPSEARDTVRAQFADVLTGIFAQRLLPKKGGGRIAAFEALCATPAVRNILRQGSYSQLPSVMMSGAAQGMQTAEMAEKELRAKGMIA, encoded by the coding sequence ATGGATGAGAGCGTGGCATGGGAGGATATTCTCCGCCGCATGATTGCATCGGAGGCGTCCGATCTGCATATGGCACCGCAGCAGCCTGTGCGTGTGCGCCGTGACGGCGTGCTTGCTGCCGAGCCGTTCCTCCCGACCGCAGCGTGCATGGAGTTACTGCTTCATGAAATGCTTACTGAGGAGCAGCGCACAGCTGTCCGTGTGCGCGATGTCGATTTCGCATGGACATATGCGGGGCGGCGTTTTCGCGGGAATGTCTACCGCATGCAGGAAGGCGTGGGGCTTGCCCTGCGCCTTTTGCCCGCGCGTATCATGACGCCCGAGGAGATCCATATGCCGCCTGCACTGCAATCTCTGTCGGAGGCGCACGACGGGCTCGCGCTGATCTGCGGGGCGACGGGCGCGGGCAAGACGACGACCCTTGCAGCGCTGATTGAGGCGATCAATCAGACGCGCAGCGTGCACATCATCACGCTCGAAGACCCCATAGAATACGTCTTTTCTCCTGTGCACTCGTTTCTGAGTCAGCGCGAGGCAGGGCGTGACTTCTCCTCGTTTGCCGATGCCGTGCGGAGCGCCCTGCGCGAGGATCCTGATATCCTCCTCGTCGGGGAGATCCGCGACCGAGCGACGATGGAGGCGGCGCTGATGGCGGCTGCAACAGGCGTGTTGGTATTCGGGACGCTCCATACGCGGAGCGCGGCACAGACGGCGCTGCGCGTGGAGGGGATGTTCCCCAGCGAGGCACGCGATACGGTGCGGGCGCAGTTTGCCGATGTTCTGACGGGGATCTTTGCCCAGCGCCTCCTGCCGAAGAAGGGCGGCGGGCGGATTGCGGCATTCGAGGCGCTCTGTGCGACGCCTGCTGTGCGGAATATCCTGCGGCAGGGCAGCTACAGTCAGCTGCCCTCCGTCATGATGAGCGGCGCGGCGCAGGGGATGCAGACGGCGGAGATGGCAGAGAAGGAGCTGCGTGCAAAGGGCATGATCGCATGA
- a CDS encoding energy-coupling factor transporter transmembrane component T family protein: MLNDIQIGRYLPGDSFLHRMDPRVKMVLLFFFLLLIFFVENVVGFVALSVCVALLMVFSKVPLGMQLRSIRPILWIVLFTFGVHLFMTPGAELFRIGPFAATWEGVARGAYIGLRLVLLILLSTLLTLTTSPLRLTDGLEALLSPLRRIHVPVHELAMMMTIALRFVPTLLEELDRIMKAQKARGADFERGNIVQRLKAVVPVLVPLFLSAFRRADELALAMEARCYRGGEGRTQMKELRTGRLDYLAIAIFFAGAAGICALSLGGLSIAP; the protein is encoded by the coding sequence GTGCTTAATGATATTCAAATTGGACGCTATTTGCCCGGGGACTCCTTTCTGCACCGCATGGATCCGCGTGTGAAGATGGTGTTGCTCTTTTTCTTTTTGCTCCTCATCTTCTTTGTGGAAAATGTAGTGGGCTTTGTTGCGCTCTCCGTGTGTGTTGCGCTTCTGATGGTGTTTTCCAAGGTGCCGCTCGGGATGCAGCTGCGCTCCATTCGCCCGATCCTCTGGATTGTGCTCTTTACGTTCGGCGTGCATCTCTTTATGACGCCGGGCGCGGAGCTGTTTCGGATTGGCCCGTTTGCGGCGACATGGGAGGGCGTTGCACGCGGCGCGTACATCGGTCTGCGCCTCGTGTTGCTCATCCTGCTCAGCACGCTGCTCACGCTGACGACGAGTCCGCTGCGCCTGACGGACGGATTGGAGGCGCTGCTCTCGCCGCTGCGCCGCATCCATGTGCCGGTGCACGAGCTCGCGATGATGATGACGATTGCCCTGCGCTTCGTGCCGACGCTGCTCGAGGAGCTGGATCGCATTATGAAGGCGCAGAAGGCGCGCGGTGCGGATTTTGAGCGTGGGAATATTGTGCAGCGCCTCAAGGCCGTCGTGCCTGTGCTCGTGCCGCTCTTCCTCTCGGCATTCCGCCGTGCGGATGAGCTCGCGCTTGCGATGGAGGCGCGTTGCTATCGCGGCGGCGAGGGGCGTACGCAGATGAAGGAGCTGCGTACGGGACGGCTCGACTATCTGGCGATTGCCATTTTCTTTGCCGGTGCGGCGGGGATCTGTGCCCTGAGTCTCGGAGGGCTGAGCATTGCGCCCTGA
- a CDS encoding type II secretion system F family protein, translated as MKCFSYHARSEGGMSLRGTITADSAPAAVRALAAEGKIVLRISEQNGFHLPNVPRVHAGISAEERIAFLHELAVLLEAGLPVHEALAHLRAGVSERSSYGRLIAALHAEVSRGMPLSQTMEMRPAAFPESLVGMVRAGEESGRLDTILQEAAAALTEAHVLRESLRSALAYPLFLLAATSLSVLVMTVFVLPVFAALLRDLGTELPLPTRMLLGISDLIAAQPYLVPAVAIGIAFAATLLLRVPSLRRYGDALLLRVPVLGMFVKLSAWQMILRTLAFLLRSGIRLDRAVGLVRSVTDNRAIVHHLARMEQSLVEGRTFAQIVLCEPYLPSILRGMLAAGEAAGDLERLLQHAADYCRRRAGAYAARIEALAEPLMIVLVGAVIFFVVLSVLLPIFDAMDAMM; from the coding sequence ATGAAGTGCTTTTCCTACCATGCGCGTTCCGAGGGTGGCATGTCTCTGCGCGGCACGATCACGGCGGACTCTGCGCCTGCGGCCGTGCGTGCCCTTGCGGCAGAGGGGAAGATTGTGCTGCGGATCAGCGAGCAGAACGGCTTTCACCTGCCCAATGTCCCGCGCGTGCATGCGGGGATATCGGCAGAGGAGCGGATTGCATTCCTGCATGAACTGGCGGTGCTCCTCGAGGCGGGACTTCCCGTGCATGAGGCGCTGGCACATCTGCGCGCGGGCGTGTCCGAGCGATCCTCCTACGGACGGCTGATCGCCGCGCTTCATGCGGAGGTGTCGAGAGGCATGCCGCTCTCTCAGACGATGGAGATGCGCCCTGCAGCATTCCCCGAGAGTCTGGTCGGGATGGTGCGCGCAGGGGAGGAGAGCGGGCGGCTTGATACGATCCTGCAGGAGGCAGCTGCCGCTCTCACCGAGGCTCATGTCCTGCGTGAATCGCTGCGCAGTGCGCTCGCCTACCCGCTTTTCCTGCTTGCGGCGACGTCGCTTTCCGTGCTTGTCATGACGGTGTTCGTCTTGCCGGTCTTTGCCGCACTCCTGCGCGACCTTGGCACGGAGCTGCCGCTGCCGACGCGGATGCTGCTGGGGATTTCGGATCTCATTGCGGCGCAACCCTATCTCGTTCCTGCCGTTGCTATCGGCATCGCGTTCGCTGCGACGCTGCTGCTCAGAGTGCCCTCTCTGCGCCGCTATGGCGATGCGCTCCTCCTGCGCGTGCCTGTGCTCGGTATGTTTGTGAAACTCTCCGCATGGCAGATGATCCTGCGCACGCTTGCGTTCCTCCTGCGCAGCGGGATTCGTCTCGACCGCGCTGTTGGTTTGGTGCGCTCCGTGACGGATAACCGCGCGATTGTGCACCATCTCGCGCGGATGGAGCAGAGCCTCGTCGAGGGGCGCACATTTGCGCAGATCGTCCTGTGTGAGCCGTATCTGCCCTCCATATTGCGTGGGATGCTCGCTGCGGGCGAAGCGGCGGGCGATCTGGAACGCCTCCTGCAGCACGCGGCAGATTATTGTCGCCGCAGGGCGGGGGCGTATGCTGCGCGGATTGAGGCACTTGCCGAGCCTCTGATGATCGTCCTCGTTGGTGCGGTCATCTTCTTTGTTGTCCTATCGGTACTCCTGCCGATCTTTGATGCGATGGATGCGATGATGTAG
- a CDS encoding EAL and HDOD domain-containing protein, protein MEEAFIGRQAILDQQKKVYAYEILFRSGLKNAFDPNLDGNIATQSVMVNAMLDFGMNKLVSDKRAFINFTEQNLLTRAPKLLPSENVVVEILETVQPTPEILAVVQELKEAGYKIALDDFVLLPGYEPLIEMADIIKVDFRITADPEERKSMREILPKHVRLLAEKIETEEEFQQALEYGYVLFQGYFFCKPAVLHQKRLTSNALSKIRLLREVNRQNVDFSAITGVISSDTNLVHKLLTYINSAGIGLTNHVSNLKQATVLLGTSGVLRWVTLVSLQTFSEDKPPELFTLSLLRAKFCELIAQSLKRPGLTPDTGFLLGMFSLLDVLLSLPMEDVLKEVALADDINAALLGEDNDLRRLLDLVVAYEKGDWDAVITCSDRLNLPADQLKPTYDNVLEWYNVLQSIS, encoded by the coding sequence ATGGAAGAAGCATTTATCGGGCGACAGGCCATATTAGATCAGCAAAAGAAAGTATATGCGTACGAAATCCTCTTTCGCAGCGGTCTCAAAAATGCCTTTGACCCCAACCTCGACGGCAACATTGCAACGCAAAGCGTCATGGTCAACGCCATGCTTGACTTCGGCATGAACAAGCTCGTCTCGGACAAGCGCGCATTCATCAACTTCACGGAGCAGAACCTCCTGACCCGCGCGCCGAAACTCCTCCCGTCGGAAAACGTCGTTGTGGAGATTCTTGAGACTGTGCAGCCCACGCCCGAGATCTTGGCGGTCGTACAGGAGCTGAAAGAGGCGGGCTACAAGATCGCCCTCGACGACTTTGTCCTCCTGCCCGGCTATGAACCGCTCATCGAGATGGCGGACATCATCAAGGTCGACTTCCGCATCACAGCGGATCCCGAAGAGCGCAAAAGCATGCGCGAGATTTTGCCGAAGCATGTCCGTCTGCTGGCAGAGAAAATCGAGACCGAGGAGGAATTCCAGCAGGCGCTCGAATACGGCTACGTCCTCTTTCAGGGATATTTCTTCTGCAAGCCCGCAGTCCTGCATCAGAAGCGCCTCACGAGCAACGCACTTTCGAAGATACGTCTCCTGCGGGAGGTCAACCGACAGAACGTCGACTTCTCCGCCATCACCGGCGTCATCTCCTCGGATACGAATCTCGTTCACAAGCTGCTCACCTACATCAACTCCGCAGGCATCGGGCTCACGAATCATGTATCCAACCTCAAGCAGGCGACCGTCCTCCTTGGCACGAGCGGCGTACTCCGCTGGGTGACACTCGTCAGCCTCCAGACCTTCTCCGAAGACAAGCCGCCCGAGCTCTTCACCCTCTCACTTCTGCGTGCAAAGTTCTGCGAACTCATCGCGCAGAGTCTCAAGCGCCCCGGACTTACGCCGGACACGGGCTTCCTGCTCGGTATGTTCTCGCTGCTTGATGTGCTGCTCAGCCTCCCCATGGAGGATGTCCTCAAGGAAGTTGCTCTCGCAGACGATATCAATGCGGCACTCCTCGGCGAGGACAACGATCTGCGTCGCCTCCTCGACCTCGTTGTCGCCTATGAAAAAGGCGATTGGGATGCGGTCATCACGTGCAGCGACCGCCTAAACCTTCCTGCTGACCAGCTGAAACCGACCTATGATAATGTGCTTGAGTGGTACAACGTACTTCAAAGCATCAGCTGA
- a CDS encoding amino acid ABC transporter substrate-binding protein, whose protein sequence is MNWKNIFTGAAVFALSAALLTGCGSEKAPSTDNAAEMGKIVVGLDDNFPPMGFKNEKNEIVGFDVDLAKEAAKRLGREVEFKAIDWSSKEAELKSGRVQILWNGLDITEKRKENMLFSNPYMDNRQIIFVKKGNTAVTDEKSLAGKTVGTQSAGTAEEYIDATDFYKNEVKEVKKYPDYVAAFMDLENGRLDAVIGDEIVGRYYMSKHPEEIEALDVVVGPTSEFGIAFAKDNTALRDEVQKVLDEMKKDGTMAKISTEWFTKDITK, encoded by the coding sequence ATGAACTGGAAAAATATATTTACGGGCGCGGCGGTCTTTGCGCTGTCGGCAGCCCTCCTCACGGGCTGCGGCAGTGAAAAGGCACCTTCGACGGACAATGCGGCAGAGATGGGCAAGATCGTGGTCGGACTCGACGACAACTTCCCACCGATGGGCTTCAAGAACGAGAAGAACGAGATCGTCGGCTTCGATGTCGACCTCGCAAAGGAGGCGGCGAAGCGTCTCGGACGCGAGGTAGAGTTCAAGGCGATCGACTGGTCGAGCAAGGAGGCGGAGCTCAAGAGTGGCCGCGTCCAGATTCTCTGGAACGGTCTCGACATCACCGAGAAGCGTAAGGAGAATATGCTCTTCTCGAATCCCTACATGGACAACCGTCAGATCATCTTCGTAAAGAAGGGCAACACCGCCGTCACGGATGAGAAGAGCCTCGCAGGCAAGACAGTCGGCACGCAGAGCGCCGGCACCGCCGAGGAGTACATCGACGCAACGGACTTCTACAAGAACGAGGTCAAGGAGGTCAAGAAGTACCCCGACTATGTTGCGGCGTTCATGGATCTCGAGAACGGTCGTCTGGATGCCGTCATCGGCGATGAGATCGTCGGCCGCTACTACATGAGCAAGCACCCCGAGGAGATCGAGGCGCTCGACGTTGTGGTCGGCCCCACGAGCGAGTTCGGCATTGCATTCGCCAAGGACAACACTGCCCTGCGCGATGAGGTTCAGAAAGTCCTCGACGAGATGAAGAAGGACGGCACGATGGCAAAGATCTCGACCGAGTGGTTCACGAAGGACATCACGAAATAA
- a CDS encoding HD-GYP domain-containing protein, producing the protein MILARTIVNAKRVVVVSENTELTAAHITRLRFLKIPVVYIKDETELKEDRSPIFSRSNLFIKQYENVVGTAKSIFEETKKTGNVPVTETNEMVQTDLLPLSRRSGTIDYLNEVNHLASDIYNHSLRVSILSGVIAKWMKLDRETAKDIVLAGFLHDVGKSRFDQRLLEKNIDTLTGEDYERYIQHTVDGAQILRNVAGLTEGVRLAALQHHERMDGSGFPFNIAGEDIHLYARIIAVADLYDNITVEREGYPRRTPFDAVSEIARQMYTALDPQVCIPVLMNIKNAFLGSRVLLSNHREGTITAYPHGVVPLPIVTISEDEVIDLNENKKITIIEYNPK; encoded by the coding sequence ATGATACTTGCGCGAACGATCGTCAATGCCAAACGTGTGGTTGTTGTATCGGAGAATACGGAGCTGACGGCGGCGCATATCACGCGCCTAAGGTTCTTGAAGATTCCTGTTGTCTACATTAAGGATGAGACGGAGCTGAAGGAGGACCGGTCGCCGATCTTCTCGCGTAGCAATCTCTTTATCAAGCAGTATGAGAATGTGGTCGGGACGGCGAAATCCATCTTTGAGGAGACGAAGAAGACGGGGAATGTGCCCGTTACCGAGACGAACGAGATGGTGCAGACAGATCTCCTGCCGCTCTCACGCCGTAGCGGGACGATTGACTATCTGAACGAGGTCAATCATCTGGCGAGCGACATCTACAACCACTCGCTGCGCGTGTCGATTCTCTCGGGCGTTATTGCGAAGTGGATGAAGCTGGATCGTGAGACGGCAAAGGATATCGTTCTCGCGGGCTTCCTGCACGATGTCGGCAAGTCGAGGTTCGATCAGCGCCTGCTCGAAAAGAATATTGATACGCTCACGGGCGAGGATTATGAGCGCTATATCCAGCACACTGTGGATGGGGCGCAGATCCTCAGAAATGTCGCGGGATTGACCGAGGGCGTGCGCCTTGCCGCGCTGCAGCATCACGAGCGGATGGATGGGAGCGGCTTCCCGTTCAATATCGCCGGCGAGGATATCCACCTCTATGCCCGCATCATTGCTGTTGCAGATCTCTATGATAATATCACGGTTGAGCGCGAGGGCTATCCACGCCGCACGCCGTTCGATGCAGTGTCGGAGATCGCGCGCCAGATGTATACGGCGCTCGATCCGCAGGTCTGCATCCCTGTGCTGATGAATATCAAGAATGCATTCCTCGGTTCGCGCGTGCTCCTCAGCAATCATCGCGAGGGCACGATCACGGCGTATCCGCACGGTGTTGTGCCGCTCCCAATCGTCACGATCTCGGAGGACGAGGTGATCGACCTCAACGAGAACAAGAAGATCACGATCATCGAGTACAACCCAAAATAA
- a CDS encoding amino acid ABC transporter permease, translated as MDKILDTTLLMLEGSTVTLEIFCVTLALSLPLGLFAALGRLSRFRLLSRLLEIYIWIMRGTPLMLQLLFVYFALPMVGIMLPDIAAALLAFVLNYAAYFAEIFRSGIQAVPRGQFEAARVLGMSAPLTMRRIVLPQVLRITLPPVSNETINLVKDTSLVYILAMNDLLRVARTIVQREFDMTPFLIAGIFYLTMTAVLTYGFKKLEAYYGRYSS; from the coding sequence ATGGATAAGATACTGGATACAACACTTCTGATGCTCGAGGGGTCAACCGTCACCCTCGAGATTTTCTGCGTCACGCTCGCCCTCTCCCTCCCGCTCGGGCTCTTTGCCGCGCTCGGGAGGCTTTCGCGTTTCCGCCTGCTGAGTCGGCTGCTTGAGATCTACATCTGGATCATGCGCGGCACGCCGCTGATGTTGCAGCTCCTCTTTGTGTACTTCGCGCTGCCGATGGTCGGCATCATGCTGCCCGACATTGCAGCGGCACTCCTCGCATTCGTCCTCAATTACGCCGCCTACTTCGCGGAGATCTTCCGCTCCGGCATACAGGCAGTCCCGCGCGGGCAGTTCGAGGCGGCGCGCGTCCTCGGCATGAGCGCCCCGCTCACCATGCGGCGCATCGTCCTGCCGCAGGTGCTGCGCATCACCCTGCCGCCCGTCAGCAACGAGACCATCAACCTCGTCAAGGACACCTCCCTCGTCTACATCCTCGCCATGAACGACCTCCTGCGCGTCGCGCGCACCATCGTTCAGCGCGAGTTCGACATGACCCCATTCCTCATTGCAGGCATCTTCTACCTCACAATGACCGCCGTGCTCACCTATGGATTCAAAA
- the truA gene encoding tRNA pseudouridine(38-40) synthase TruA, whose product MKARARNIALKVAYDGTNYHGFQRQMPPVVAVQNVLECALRKVCAEEVELAAAGRTDAGVHAYGQVVNFFTDGRIPVERLPRAVNGLLPPDIVVTEAWEAARDFSARHSATGKAYVYRLAQCTVPDPFMRNYAWQIFQPLDVEAMRAALALLVGTHDYSSFRAAGGAPMSPVRTLDEIRLTEEGAGRLSCYLHGNGFLYHMVRNIMSTVVSVGLGRISVERFAEIFAARDRRLASPTAPACGLYLVSVDYAE is encoded by the coding sequence ATGAAGGCGCGTGCGCGCAATATCGCGCTGAAGGTCGCCTATGACGGGACAAACTACCACGGCTTTCAGCGGCAGATGCCGCCCGTCGTCGCTGTGCAGAATGTGCTCGAATGCGCGCTTAGGAAGGTCTGTGCGGAGGAGGTGGAACTCGCTGCCGCAGGGCGGACGGATGCGGGCGTGCATGCCTACGGGCAGGTGGTGAACTTTTTTACGGATGGGCGCATTCCTGTGGAGCGGCTGCCGCGTGCGGTGAACGGACTCCTGCCGCCCGACATTGTCGTCACGGAGGCGTGGGAGGCGGCGCGGGATTTCAGTGCGCGCCACTCTGCGACGGGCAAGGCGTATGTCTATCGGCTCGCGCAGTGCACAGTACCTGACCCGTTCATGCGCAATTATGCGTGGCAGATTTTTCAGCCGCTCGATGTGGAGGCGATGCGCGCGGCGCTTGCGCTGCTCGTCGGGACACATGACTATTCGTCCTTTCGTGCGGCGGGCGGCGCACCAATGTCGCCCGTGCGCACGCTCGATGAGATACGCCTGACGGAGGAGGGGGCGGGGCGGCTCTCGTGCTATCTCCACGGCAACGGCTTCCTCTATCACATGGTGCGCAATATCATGAGCACGGTGGTGAGTGTGGGGCTTGGGCGCATCTCGGTGGAGCGCTTTGCCGAGATCTTTGCCGCGCGGGATCGGCGGCTTGCGAGCCCGACGGCGCCCGCCTGCGGGCTCTATCTCGTCAGTGTGGACTATGCGGAGTGA
- a CDS encoding flavodoxin, translating to MMKKLLSLLCIGLTFLAVGCGNMTGSDSGDEHANAAVLDLARPVHPPADFAGKRVLVAFFSRAGENFEVGYIEKGNTHIIAEQIAEITRADKVFEIQTVNPYPAAYQEMTKIAKEEQASSARPALAARVEDMDSYDIIYLGYPIWYQDLPMPVYTFLESYDFTGKTIIPFCTGMGNAMSGMEEDIPRFAKGAQLRKGFGIQGKFVHNNPDEAKLEVANWLASLGYTN from the coding sequence ATGATGAAAAAGCTCTTATCTCTCCTCTGCATCGGCCTCACATTCCTCGCTGTCGGCTGCGGGAATATGACGGGCAGCGACAGCGGCGATGAGCATGCAAACGCTGCCGTACTCGACCTCGCCCGTCCCGTCCATCCGCCCGCCGATTTTGCAGGCAAGCGCGTGCTCGTCGCATTCTTTTCGCGCGCAGGAGAGAACTTCGAAGTCGGTTACATCGAAAAGGGAAATACGCACATCATTGCGGAGCAGATTGCGGAAATCACGCGCGCCGACAAGGTGTTCGAGATTCAGACGGTCAACCCCTACCCTGCCGCCTATCAGGAGATGACAAAGATCGCAAAGGAGGAACAGGCATCATCTGCACGCCCTGCGCTCGCTGCACGTGTGGAGGACATGGACTCCTATGATATCATCTACCTCGGCTATCCGATCTGGTATCAGGATCTCCCGATGCCTGTCTACACATTCCTCGAGAGCTACGATTTCACGGGCAAGACGATCATCCCCTTCTGTACGGGCATGGGGAATGCGATGAGCGGCATGGAGGAGGATATCCCGCGCTTTGCAAAGGGTGCGCAGCTGCGAAAGGGTTTCGGCATTCAGGGAAAATTCGTACATAACAATCCCGATGAGGCAAAACTCGAGGTCGCGAACTGGCTCGCCTCGCTTGGGTATACGAACTGA